Genomic segment of Anaerobranca californiensis DSM 14826:
CCTAACTTACTAGATTTATATGTTTTAGCTATTCTACAACTACATTGAAGTAATTAACTCAAATAATAAAACGAAAGTGAATATCAAAACACTATTACTAGGTAATTACTCTCCTACCGCCTAAAATCCTTATTTAATAATTTCATTTATATTATAAAATCACCTCCAACCCCTAAAATTTACTATTTATTCTAAATTTATAATTAATATAATCTCTTTTTAGAAAATTGTCAATATGTATTTAATTGTTAACTTAATATGCTTTCCGATAAATATGCTGGTTAATTTACTTAAACTATGAATTTAATTATTTTGCAAGTTAGTTGGCTTTAGCTAGGTCACAGTATTTTAATTCATCGGATTAATTAACATTTATAAATTAAAAAAAATGGGGATTATCCCCATTTAAGGCAATTCATTGCCTGCTGCACAATAAATCTCATACCACTCTTTTCTCGATATAGTTATTTTGCTACCCTGACAAATTTCTTTTAGACGATTTGAATTAGTAGTACCAACAATCACTTGCATTTTAGCTGGATGCCGTAGAATCCATGCTACAACAATTGCAGATTTTGTAACACCTTTTTCCTCTGCTAAACGTTCTAGTACTTTATTGAGTTCAGGAAATTTACTGTTATCAATATATACTCCTTCAAAAAAGCCATATTGAAAAGGGGACCAAGCTTGGATAGTTATATTTTTCAGACGACAATATTCTAGTATACTACCATCCCTATCTACAGCACCTTTAAACAGTGTATTAGCCTGAATTCCGCTACTAACTATACCAGCATGGGCAATACTAAATTGTAATTGATTAACAATCAAAGGGTAATTTATATAGGATTGCAACAACTCAATTTGCATACTATTAAAATTGCTAACACCAAAATGGAGGACTTTACCTTGTGTGTGCAAAGTTTGAAAAGCTTCTGCTATTTCTTCTAATTCCATTAAAGTATCGGGCCTATGTAATAATAATATATCTAAATAGTCGGTATTTAACCG
This window contains:
- a CDS encoding aldo/keto reductase, whose product is MELINIGKSGFLSSEIVLGCMRIGEMSSKELVNHIGMALEQGITLFDHADIYGGGKCEELFAKALTQGNIPRDKLQIQSKCSIRDGYYDLSKEHILTSVEGSLQRLNTDYLDILLLHRPDTLMELEEIAEAFQTLHTQGKVLHFGVSNFNSMQIELLQSYINYPLIVNQLQFSIAHAGIVSSGIQANTLFKGAVDRDGSILEYCRLKNITIQAWSPFQYGFFEGVYIDNSKFPELNKVLERLAEEKGVTKSAIVVAWILRHPAKMQVIVGTTNSNRLKEICQGSKITISRKEWYEIYCAAGNELP